One genomic region from Pan troglodytes isolate AG18354 chromosome 14, NHGRI_mPanTro3-v2.0_pri, whole genome shotgun sequence encodes:
- the LOC741476 gene encoding uncharacterized protein LOC741476 isoform X3, with amino-acid sequence MGVTCRNPPGQSLSSQPPGMNHEPKAKSRTPLTPPASQTKKHAVLKSGQPHQRAFRKTAQARLCHKEEAIRFLDNC; translated from the exons ATGGGGGTCACCTGCAG GAATCCACCAGGGCAGAGCCTCAGCTCTCAGCCTCCCGGAATGAACCATGAACCCAAAGCAAAGAGCAGAACTCCTTTGACACCTCCAGCTTCACAGACAAAG aaACATGCAGTTCTGAAGTCTGGCCAGCCACACCAAAGAGCTTTTCGCAAGACGGCACAGGCCAG ACTCTGTCATAAAGAGGAAGCCATCAGGTTCTTGGATAATTGCTGA
- the LOC741476 gene encoding uncharacterized protein LOC741476 isoform X1: MEPPQDLARMPIGSWLGLNLGRMAVALALKLRAQQYQNNQQASPKVSRAGNPPGQSLSSQPPGMNHEPKAKSRTPLTPPASQTKKHAVLKSGQPHQRAFRKTAQARLCHKEEAIRFLDNC, translated from the exons TAGGAAGCTGGTTGGGACTGAATCTGGGCAGAATGGCTGTCGCACTTGCTTTGAAGTTACGAGCACAGCAGTACCAGAACAATCAGCAGGCATCTCCGAAAGTTTCTAGGGCAGG GAATCCACCAGGGCAGAGCCTCAGCTCTCAGCCTCCCGGAATGAACCATGAACCCAAAGCAAAGAGCAGAACTCCTTTGACACCTCCAGCTTCACAGACAAAG aaACATGCAGTTCTGAAGTCTGGCCAGCCACACCAAAGAGCTTTTCGCAAGACGGCACAGGCCAG ACTCTGTCATAAAGAGGAAGCCATCAGGTTCTTGGATAATTGCTGA